From Klebsiella electrica, the proteins below share one genomic window:
- a CDS encoding MdtB/MuxB family multidrug efflux RND transporter permease subunit, whose protein sequence is MQVLPPSSTGGPSRLFILRPVATTLLMVAIMLAGIIGYRFLPVSALPEVDYPTIQVVTLYPGASPDVVTSAITAPLERQFGQMSGLKQMSSQSSGGASVVTLQFQLTLPLDVAEQEVQAAINAASNLLPSDLPNPPVYSKVNPADPPIMTLAVTSSAIPMTQVEDMVETRVAQKISQVSGVGLVTLAGGQRPAVRVKLNAQAIAALGLTSETIRTAITSANVNSAKGSLDGPSRAVTLSANDQMQSAEDYRRLIVAWQNGAPIRLGDVATIEQGAENSWLGAWANNQQAIVMNVQRQPGANIIATADSVRQMLPQLTESLPKSVKVQVLSDRTTNIRASVSDTQFELMLAIALVVMIIYLFLRNVPATIIPGVAVPLSLVGTFAVMVFLDFSINNLTLMALTIATGFVVDDAIVVIENISRYIEKGEKPLAAALKGAGEIGFTIISLTFSLIAVLIPLLFMGDIVGRLFREFAITLAVAILISAVVSLTLTPMMCARMLSHESLRKQNRFSRASERFFERVIAAYGRMLSRVLNHPWLTLSVALGTLVLSIMLWVFIPKGFFPIQDNGIIQGTLQAPQSASFANMAQRQEQVSAAILKDPAVESLTSHIGVDGTNTALNSARLQINLKPLDQRADRVQTVITRLQKAADGIPGVELYLQPTQDLTIDTTVSRTQYQFTLQANSLDALSHWVPQLLARLQALPQLSDVSSDWQDQGLAAYIKVDRDSASRLGISMADVDNALYNAFGQRLISTIYTQANQYRVVLEHDTRATPGLAALDNIRLTSSGGGIVPLKSIASVEQRFAPLSINHLDQFPVTTISFNVPDNYSLGDAVDAILAAEQALDLPTDIRTQFQGSTLAFQSALGNTVWLVVAAVVAMYIVLGVLYESFIHPITILSTLPTAGVGALLALWLAGSELDVIAIIGIILLIGIVKKNAIMMIDFALAAEREQGMPPREAIYQACLLRFRPILMTTLAALLGALPLMLSTGVGAELRRPLGIGMVGGLMLSQVLTLFTTPVIYLLFDRLALYIKSRFPRHEEEA, encoded by the coding sequence ATGCAGGTCTTACCCCCGAGCAGTACGGGCGGCCCTTCCCGACTGTTTATTCTGCGCCCGGTCGCCACCACGCTGCTGATGGTGGCGATTATGCTGGCGGGGATCATCGGCTATCGATTCCTGCCGGTTTCCGCCTTGCCGGAAGTGGATTATCCGACCATCCAGGTGGTCACCCTCTATCCCGGCGCCAGCCCGGACGTCGTCACCTCGGCGATTACCGCGCCGCTGGAACGCCAGTTTGGTCAGATGTCCGGCCTGAAGCAGATGTCGTCGCAAAGTTCCGGCGGCGCCTCGGTGGTCACGCTCCAGTTCCAGCTGACCCTGCCGCTGGACGTGGCCGAACAGGAGGTGCAGGCCGCGATCAACGCCGCCAGCAACCTGCTGCCGTCCGACCTGCCGAACCCGCCGGTGTACAGTAAAGTCAACCCGGCCGATCCGCCGATCATGACCCTCGCGGTCACCTCTTCCGCCATTCCGATGACCCAAGTGGAAGATATGGTAGAGACCCGCGTGGCGCAGAAAATTTCCCAGGTTTCCGGCGTCGGGCTGGTGACTCTCGCGGGCGGCCAACGCCCGGCGGTGCGCGTGAAGCTCAATGCGCAGGCCATCGCTGCGCTGGGGTTGACCAGCGAAACCATTCGCACCGCCATCACCAGCGCCAACGTCAACTCGGCAAAAGGCAGCCTTGACGGCCCTTCCCGCGCTGTGACCCTCTCCGCCAACGACCAGATGCAGTCGGCGGAAGATTATCGCCGCCTGATAGTCGCCTGGCAGAACGGCGCGCCGATTCGTCTCGGCGATGTCGCCACCATCGAGCAAGGGGCGGAAAACAGCTGGCTCGGCGCGTGGGCGAACAACCAGCAGGCGATCGTCATGAACGTTCAACGCCAGCCGGGTGCGAACATCATCGCCACCGCCGACAGCGTGCGTCAGATGCTGCCGCAGCTGACGGAAAGCCTGCCGAAATCGGTCAAGGTGCAGGTCCTTTCCGACCGCACCACCAACATCCGCGCGTCGGTGAGCGATACCCAGTTTGAGCTGATGCTGGCGATTGCGCTGGTAGTGATGATCATTTACCTGTTCCTGCGCAACGTCCCGGCGACCATTATCCCCGGCGTCGCCGTGCCGCTGTCGCTGGTGGGCACCTTCGCGGTCATGGTGTTCCTCGACTTTTCGATCAACAACCTGACGCTGATGGCGCTCACCATCGCCACCGGTTTCGTCGTCGATGATGCTATCGTGGTTATCGAAAACATCTCGCGCTATATCGAAAAAGGCGAAAAGCCGCTCGCCGCCGCGCTGAAGGGCGCCGGAGAAATCGGCTTTACCATCATCTCGCTGACCTTCTCGCTGATTGCGGTGCTGATCCCGCTGCTGTTTATGGGCGATATCGTCGGCCGGCTGTTCCGCGAGTTCGCCATCACCCTGGCGGTGGCGATATTGATCTCCGCCGTCGTCTCGCTGACGCTAACGCCAATGATGTGCGCGCGGATGCTCAGCCACGAGTCGCTGCGTAAGCAAAACCGCTTCTCGCGGGCCAGCGAGCGCTTCTTCGAGCGGGTCATCGCCGCGTATGGTCGGATGCTTAGCCGGGTACTGAATCACCCGTGGCTGACCCTGAGCGTGGCCTTAGGCACGCTGGTGCTGTCAATCATGCTGTGGGTCTTCATTCCGAAAGGCTTCTTCCCGATTCAGGACAACGGCATTATTCAGGGGACGTTACAGGCTCCGCAGTCCGCTTCGTTTGCCAATATGGCGCAGCGCCAGGAGCAGGTTTCCGCCGCGATCCTCAAAGACCCGGCCGTCGAGAGTCTGACCTCCCACATCGGGGTGGACGGCACCAACACGGCGCTGAACAGCGCCCGCCTGCAGATTAACCTCAAACCGCTGGATCAACGCGCCGACCGCGTGCAGACCGTGATTACCCGCCTGCAAAAAGCGGCGGACGGGATCCCCGGCGTCGAGCTCTACCTTCAGCCAACGCAGGATCTGACTATCGATACCACCGTCAGCCGGACCCAGTATCAGTTCACCCTGCAGGCGAACTCGCTGGATGCCCTCAGTCACTGGGTGCCGCAGCTGCTGGCGCGTCTCCAGGCGCTTCCGCAGCTCTCCGACGTCAGCAGCGACTGGCAGGATCAGGGCCTCGCCGCTTATATCAAAGTCGATCGCGACAGCGCCAGCCGTCTCGGCATCAGCATGGCCGACGTCGATAACGCGCTGTATAACGCCTTCGGCCAGCGGCTGATCTCGACTATCTACACTCAGGCCAATCAGTATCGCGTGGTGCTGGAGCATGACACCCGCGCGACGCCGGGACTGGCGGCGCTGGACAACATTCGCCTGACCAGCAGCGGGGGCGGCATCGTGCCGCTGAAGTCCATCGCCAGCGTCGAGCAGCGCTTCGCGCCGCTGTCGATTAACCATCTCGATCAGTTCCCGGTGACCACCATTTCGTTCAACGTCCCGGATAACTACTCGCTGGGCGATGCGGTCGACGCCATCCTCGCCGCCGAACAGGCGCTGGATTTGCCGACCGATATCCGCACCCAGTTCCAGGGCAGCACCCTCGCCTTCCAGTCGGCGCTCGGCAACACCGTCTGGCTGGTGGTGGCGGCGGTCGTGGCGATGTATATCGTGCTCGGCGTGCTGTATGAAAGCTTTATTCACCCGATTACCATTCTCTCGACCTTACCAACCGCCGGCGTCGGCGCGCTGCTGGCGCTGTGGCTGGCGGGCAGCGAGCTGGACGTGATCGCCATTATCGGGATTATCCTGCTGATCGGTATCGTCAAGAAGAACGCCATCATGATGATCGACTTTGCGCTGGCCGCCGAACGCGAACAGGGCATGCCGCCGCGTGAGGCGATTTATCAGGCCTGTCTGCTGCGTTTTCGCCCGATTCTGATGACCACACTCGCCGCCCTGCTCGGCGCGCTGCCGCTGATGCTGAGCACCGGCGTCGGCGCCGAGCTTCGCCGTCCTCTCGGTATCGGGATGGTGGGCGGCCTGATGCTAAGCCAGGTGCTGACGCTGTTCACCACCCCGGTTATCTATCTGCTCTTCGACCGCCTGGCGCTGTATATCA
- a CDS encoding MdtA/MuxA family multidrug efflux RND transporter periplasmic adaptor subunit: MKGSHTLRWGTALAVIVIAGAGYWFWQSREATNATPAAANDSPRQTPGGRHGRFGAALAPVQAATATSESVPRYLSGLGTVTAANTVTVRSRVAGQLLAIHFQEGQQVKAGDLLAEIDPSQFKVALAQAEGQLAKDKATLANARRDLARYQQLVKSNLVSRQELDTQQSLVSETEGTLKADEAAVASAQLQLNWSRITAPIDGRVGLKQVDIGNQILSADTTGIVVLTQTHPIDVVFTLPENDIATVVQAQKAGKPLQVEAWDRTNKQKISEGSLLSLDNQIDATTGTIKLKARFSNQDDALFPNQFVNARMLVDTEQNAVVIPTAALQMGNEGHFVWVLNDENKVSKHTVTPGIQDSLKVVINAGLSAGDRVVTDGIDRLTEGAKVEVVEPRSAQAAPVKATSREYGQKGARS, from the coding sequence ATGAAAGGCAGCCATACACTCCGTTGGGGCACCGCGCTGGCGGTCATCGTCATTGCTGGTGCCGGGTACTGGTTCTGGCAAAGTCGTGAAGCGACCAACGCTACGCCTGCGGCGGCGAATGACTCCCCGCGGCAGACGCCAGGCGGTCGCCACGGTCGCTTCGGTGCGGCCCTCGCGCCGGTCCAGGCAGCGACGGCCACCAGCGAGTCGGTGCCTCGCTATCTCAGCGGCCTCGGTACGGTGACGGCGGCCAATACGGTGACCGTCCGTAGCCGGGTGGCTGGGCAACTGCTGGCTATCCACTTCCAGGAGGGCCAGCAGGTCAAAGCGGGCGATCTGCTCGCCGAAATCGACCCCAGCCAGTTTAAAGTCGCGCTGGCCCAGGCCGAGGGCCAGCTGGCGAAAGACAAAGCCACGCTCGCCAACGCCCGACGCGATCTCGCCCGCTATCAACAACTGGTGAAGAGCAACCTGGTTTCACGCCAGGAGCTGGATACCCAGCAGTCGCTGGTTAGCGAAACGGAAGGCACCCTCAAAGCCGACGAAGCCGCCGTCGCCAGCGCCCAGCTGCAGTTGAACTGGAGCCGTATCACCGCGCCGATTGATGGCCGCGTGGGCTTAAAACAGGTGGATATCGGCAATCAGATTTTAAGTGCCGATACCACCGGCATCGTGGTGCTCACCCAAACCCATCCGATCGATGTGGTCTTCACGCTGCCGGAAAATGATATCGCCACGGTGGTGCAGGCGCAGAAAGCCGGGAAACCGCTACAGGTTGAGGCCTGGGATCGGACCAATAAACAAAAAATCAGCGAAGGGTCCCTGCTGAGTCTGGATAACCAGATTGACGCCACCACCGGCACCATCAAACTGAAAGCGCGCTTTAGCAACCAGGACGACGCCCTGTTCCCGAATCAGTTCGTTAACGCCCGTATGCTGGTGGACACGGAACAGAACGCCGTCGTCATCCCCACCGCCGCGCTGCAAATGGGCAATGAAGGCCACTTCGTCTGGGTACTGAACGACGAGAACAAAGTCAGCAAACACACCGTCACGCCGGGTATTCAGGACAGTCTGAAAGTGGTGATTAACGCCGGGCTGTCGGCGGGTGACCGGGTGGTCACTGACGGTATCGACCGTCTGACCGAAGGGGCGAAAGTGGAAGTGGTGGAGCCGCGCAGCGCGCAGGCCGCGCCGGTAAAAGCCACCAGCCGTGAATACGGCCAAAAAGGAGCGCGCTCCTGA
- a CDS encoding EAL domain-containing protein, translating to MKLIQKTKWLLAGGGVSVLVSVLLTNVVMLNNQRVQLETLSQELLTHAEDVTTQITSAIHHAQRRHLDGCNKQAIAALREVIWKYASVEDIGIVENDKLACTANWGMLDKPLPMPAEKYVVANGYSVYKGVENYLPYGVIMDMSRQGNIVSFTSTFAFSAFARRHQDFNFSLTSFNGDHIFLNDVKSVAKPSISVNLCSSKYDICSHLTQRKKGFFSLSPLLIALITGTAFILGAAFFYSILSYLSERRSLEYRLKKAIVKQRIYMEYQPLVRAKNERVVGVEALVRWYDPVFGQVSPELFISMAEQLNVYPDISKLVMEKATSELKTILHADAQFTLAINIGKYEINDPLFLDNLLHILQRNGIRPQKIKIEITERSGEYYKKIADFSLQAKSRGLRIALDDFGTGSSNLQWLTEVFYDEIKLDKFFVNGLKNEYKRAILTSILDVVYGLNKQIVFEGVESKIDFEFVKSFDENALIQGWYFYRSMPIDKLTALLLSVPPSDPAPGVRD from the coding sequence ATGAAACTTATCCAGAAGACGAAATGGCTGCTGGCGGGCGGCGGTGTGAGCGTGCTCGTTTCCGTTTTGCTGACCAATGTGGTGATGTTAAACAACCAGCGCGTTCAGCTTGAGACGCTGAGCCAGGAACTCCTCACGCATGCCGAAGATGTGACCACGCAAATCACGTCTGCTATTCATCATGCGCAGCGGCGGCATCTTGATGGTTGTAACAAGCAGGCGATCGCCGCCTTGCGGGAGGTCATCTGGAAGTATGCCAGCGTGGAAGATATTGGCATCGTGGAGAACGATAAGCTGGCCTGCACCGCCAACTGGGGGATGCTGGATAAACCGCTGCCGATGCCCGCCGAGAAATATGTCGTAGCAAATGGATATAGCGTTTACAAAGGCGTAGAGAATTATCTCCCGTACGGTGTGATTATGGATATGAGCCGCCAGGGTAATATTGTTTCCTTTACCTCGACATTTGCCTTTAGCGCCTTTGCCCGACGCCACCAGGACTTTAATTTTTCGTTAACCAGTTTCAATGGCGATCACATTTTTCTGAATGATGTGAAATCCGTGGCCAAGCCGTCGATAAGCGTTAACCTATGCAGCAGTAAATACGATATTTGCAGCCATCTGACGCAGCGAAAAAAAGGGTTTTTCTCACTCTCTCCGCTCCTTATCGCGCTCATTACCGGGACGGCTTTTATTCTCGGTGCCGCGTTCTTCTATTCGATTCTGAGCTATCTCAGCGAACGGCGGTCGCTGGAGTATCGCTTAAAAAAAGCGATTGTTAAGCAGCGTATTTATATGGAGTATCAGCCGTTGGTGCGCGCTAAAAACGAACGGGTGGTCGGCGTCGAGGCGCTGGTTCGCTGGTATGATCCGGTCTTTGGCCAGGTCTCCCCGGAACTGTTTATTTCAATGGCGGAACAGCTGAATGTATACCCCGATATTTCTAAGCTGGTGATGGAGAAGGCCACCAGCGAGTTGAAAACCATTCTGCACGCCGACGCGCAGTTTACCCTCGCGATAAATATCGGCAAATATGAAATTAACGACCCGCTGTTTTTAGATAATCTTCTGCACATTTTGCAACGTAACGGCATTCGACCCCAGAAGATTAAAATTGAGATAACCGAAAGAAGCGGCGAATACTATAAAAAAATCGCGGACTTTTCATTACAGGCGAAGAGCCGCGGATTGCGCATCGCCCTCGATGATTTCGGCACCGGATCTTCAAACCTGCAGTGGTTAACCGAAGTGTTTTATGATGAGATAAAACTGGATAAGTTTTTCGTCAACGGCCTTAAAAATGAGTATAAACGAGCCATCCTGACCTCGATTCTTGATGTCGTCTACGGGCTGAATAAGCAGATCGTTTTCGAAGGCGTGGAAAGTAAAATTGATTTTGAGTTCGTCAAATCCTTCGATGAAAATGCGTTAATTCAGGGATGGTATTTTTACCGGTCGATGCCCATCGACAAACTCACCGCGCTGCTCCTTTCCGTCCCTCCCTCCGACCCGGCACCTGGCGTACGGGATTAG
- a CDS encoding dimethylarginine dimethylaminohydrolase family protein — MHFTQAIARLPAATCAAGQTTARLGAPDIADTTRQFLAYVHTLLQLGLKVTVLPAAADYPDAHFVEDTAVVMPELAVITHPGAPSRQGEVASIAPVLAGFRSLAHMSERGHLDGGDVLLVGKQFFVGQTARTDEQGIREFAAAVEPHGYQVTSIEVSAGLHLKSIVNYVGRNTLLLTEDYVNHPAFSGFNTIVIPQEESYAGNTLWINDTLITPQGYPYTLGEISKLGMPVVQLDTSEFKKMDGGLTCLSLRF; from the coding sequence ATGCATTTTACCCAGGCTATAGCCCGCCTGCCGGCCGCAACCTGTGCCGCCGGACAAACCACCGCCCGGCTCGGCGCGCCGGATATTGCCGACACTACACGTCAGTTTCTCGCCTATGTGCACACCTTGCTGCAGCTCGGCCTGAAAGTGACGGTCTTGCCTGCGGCAGCGGATTATCCGGATGCCCATTTTGTTGAAGATACCGCGGTCGTCATGCCGGAACTGGCGGTCATCACCCATCCCGGCGCGCCGAGTCGCCAGGGGGAAGTGGCCTCGATAGCGCCGGTGCTGGCCGGTTTTCGTTCGCTGGCGCATATGAGCGAGCGCGGTCATCTGGACGGCGGCGACGTGCTGCTGGTGGGTAAGCAGTTTTTTGTTGGTCAGACCGCGCGTACCGATGAACAGGGGATCCGCGAGTTTGCGGCCGCCGTTGAACCGCATGGCTATCAGGTGACCTCCATTGAAGTGAGCGCCGGGCTGCACCTGAAGTCGATCGTCAACTATGTCGGACGCAATACGCTGCTGCTAACGGAAGACTACGTCAATCACCCGGCGTTTAGCGGGTTCAATACCATCGTTATCCCGCAAGAAGAGTCGTATGCCGGGAATACGTTATGGATCAACGACACCTTAATTACGCCTCAGGGGTACCCTTACACCCTGGGCGAAATCAGCAAGCTGGGGATGCCGGTTGTGCAGCTCGACACCAGCGAATTTAAGAAAATGGATGGCGGCCTGACCTGCCTTTCACTGCGTTTTTAG
- a CDS encoding ABC transporter substrate-binding protein — protein sequence MKTGIAALLACMALSAPLAAQQFDTISFGVDGGYPPFDVLAPSGEITGFDIDIANALCTQLKAKCVFVKQPFESMIAALNAHKFDAIIASLNITDERKKEVDFTDRYYRSAAQLVARKGSPLLPDAASLKGKTVGVQTGSTHEAYARSHWAGHGVKIVGYANQDNVYLDLLSGRIDASLQDNIQAATSFVDTPRGQKFAFAGPVISDGSISSDVGIAVNKDNPALRDALNGAIKQIRADGTYAAIEKKYFSFDIYGN from the coding sequence ATGAAAACAGGTATTGCCGCTTTACTGGCTTGTATGGCCCTGAGCGCGCCGCTGGCCGCTCAGCAGTTCGACACCATCAGCTTCGGCGTTGACGGCGGCTATCCGCCCTTTGACGTGCTGGCGCCCAGCGGCGAAATAACCGGCTTTGACATTGATATTGCCAACGCGCTCTGTACGCAGCTGAAAGCGAAGTGCGTTTTCGTCAAGCAACCGTTTGAGAGCATGATCGCCGCGCTGAACGCACATAAATTTGATGCAATTATTGCTTCGCTGAATATTACCGACGAGCGGAAGAAGGAAGTGGATTTCACCGACCGCTACTATCGCAGCGCGGCGCAACTGGTGGCGCGCAAGGGGAGCCCGCTGCTGCCGGATGCCGCCAGCCTCAAGGGCAAGACCGTCGGCGTACAAACCGGCTCGACGCATGAAGCTTACGCCAGAAGCCACTGGGCCGGTCACGGCGTGAAGATCGTGGGCTACGCCAACCAGGACAACGTCTATCTGGATCTGCTCTCCGGGCGTATCGATGCCTCCTTACAGGACAATATCCAGGCGGCGACCAGCTTTGTCGACACGCCGCGCGGACAAAAATTCGCCTTCGCCGGTCCGGTCATCAGCGACGGCAGCATTTCGTCTGACGTCGGCATTGCGGTCAATAAAGACAATCCGGCATTGCGTGACGCTCTCAACGGAGCCATCAAGCAAATCCGCGCCGACGGCACCTACGCCGCGATTGAGAAAAAGTACTTTAGCTTCGATATCTACGGCAATTAA
- a CDS encoding ABC transporter permease, whose translation MVADYLPLLLRGAGVSLCVMLVSLLVALLLGLVNALIKLFGPRWLRWFSTGYTTLVRGIPELVIMLLLFFGGEMLVNALLSLAGVGPVRFNTFISGVLAIGFVFGAYYTETFRGAFLTVDRGQTEAAEAYGMRPWLVFRRIMLPQMLSFAIPGINNNWLGLMKASALVSILGLEDMVWLAEQAGRATQKPFLFYFLVSLIYMVITALSSWLFSRLAKRYALRSSTAGAAQ comes from the coding sequence ATGGTTGCAGATTATTTACCGCTACTGTTACGCGGCGCGGGGGTGTCGCTGTGCGTGATGCTGGTCTCGCTGCTGGTGGCGCTGCTGCTGGGGCTGGTGAACGCGCTGATTAAGCTGTTCGGACCGCGCTGGCTGCGGTGGTTTTCCACCGGTTATACCACGCTGGTGCGCGGCATCCCGGAGCTGGTGATTATGCTGCTGCTGTTTTTTGGTGGCGAGATGCTGGTCAACGCCCTGCTGTCGCTGGCTGGAGTTGGGCCGGTGCGTTTTAATACCTTTATTTCCGGCGTGCTGGCGATTGGCTTCGTGTTTGGCGCCTATTACACCGAGACGTTTCGCGGCGCGTTTCTCACCGTCGATCGCGGACAAACCGAAGCGGCTGAAGCCTACGGCATGCGGCCGTGGCTGGTCTTCCGGCGCATCATGCTGCCGCAGATGCTGAGCTTTGCCATTCCGGGCATCAATAATAACTGGCTGGGACTGATGAAAGCGTCGGCGCTGGTCTCCATTCTCGGTTTAGAAGATATGGTGTGGCTGGCGGAACAGGCCGGGCGCGCCACGCAAAAACCCTTTTTGTTCTACTTCCTAGTCTCGCTGATTTACATGGTTATCACCGCCTTGTCCAGCTGGCTGTTTAGCCGTCTGGCGAAGCGCTACGCGCTGCGTTCGTCAACGGCGGGGGCGGCGCAATGA
- a CDS encoding ABC transporter permease produces MNLQTFIEAVPGYLWSDGNGSTSGLAMTAELFLLSLAPGMVLAVLLAIGQVYGPRLLAWPVRGFTWFFRSTPLYLQLMLIYYGLSQFDIVQLGWQNDRPFWLLFRDATFCATLALVLNTAAYVAELLAGMMATFPRQEWVAGEAYGMTKWQIIRRLVLPATLRRGIPALNNEMVFLLHATSLASTVTLLDITGVARAFYAITYSPFIPFLMAAALYLVCTFLLIFVFSRAERRWLAFIKRP; encoded by the coding sequence ATGAATCTGCAGACCTTTATCGAGGCGGTACCGGGCTATTTGTGGAGCGATGGCAACGGTTCGACGAGCGGGCTGGCGATGACGGCGGAGCTGTTTTTGCTCTCCCTGGCGCCCGGAATGGTGCTGGCGGTGCTGCTGGCGATAGGCCAGGTCTACGGTCCGCGCCTGCTGGCCTGGCCCGTCCGCGGCTTTACCTGGTTTTTCCGCAGCACGCCGCTTTATCTGCAGCTGATGCTTATCTATTACGGGCTGTCTCAGTTCGATATTGTCCAGCTGGGCTGGCAAAACGATCGGCCGTTCTGGCTGCTGTTCCGCGACGCCACCTTCTGTGCCACCCTGGCGCTGGTGCTGAACACCGCGGCCTACGTCGCGGAATTGCTGGCGGGGATGATGGCGACGTTTCCGCGCCAGGAGTGGGTGGCCGGGGAAGCCTATGGTATGACTAAGTGGCAGATTATTCGCCGACTGGTGCTGCCCGCTACGCTGCGGCGGGGGATTCCGGCGCTGAACAATGAGATGGTGTTTTTGCTCCACGCCACTTCGCTGGCCAGTACCGTGACGTTGCTGGATATCACCGGCGTGGCGCGCGCTTTCTATGCCATCACCTACTCGCCGTTTATCCCGTTCCTGATGGCCGCCGCGCTCTATTTAGTGTGCACCTTTTTGCTGATTTTCGTCTTTTCGCGGGCGGAACGACGTTGGCTGGCGTTTATCAAGCGCCCCTGA
- a CDS encoding Lrp/AsnC family transcriptional regulator yields MEKKARLDRIDHKILEILRRDGRISYQKLSEQVNLTARPCLERVRGLERDGIIRGYSAVIELPEPEHAFVVQAQIALADHGRSQPVFEQEMRQTPEVLDCWLVSGSFDFLVRIGCRSMAHYCQLADGWLTSKKFRIDKIVTLTELQSIKRS; encoded by the coding sequence GTGGAAAAGAAAGCCCGGCTCGACCGTATCGATCATAAGATCCTTGAAATCCTGCGCCGGGATGGCCGCATTTCTTATCAAAAGCTCTCGGAGCAGGTAAACCTCACCGCCCGTCCCTGCCTGGAACGCGTACGTGGCCTTGAGCGCGACGGCATTATCCGCGGCTACAGCGCGGTGATTGAACTCCCGGAACCGGAACATGCTTTCGTGGTGCAGGCGCAAATTGCGCTGGCCGACCATGGCCGCTCACAGCCGGTCTTTGAGCAGGAGATGCGCCAGACGCCGGAGGTGCTCGACTGCTGGCTGGTCAGCGGCAGCTTTGACTTTCTGGTGCGTATCGGCTGTCGCAGCATGGCGCACTACTGCCAGCTGGCCGACGGCTGGCTGACCAGCAAAAAATTTCGCATCGATAAAATCGTCACCCTGACGGAACTACAGTCCATCAAACGCTCCTGA